From the genome of Mucilaginibacter paludis DSM 18603:
AGTCAACCTGGCTGCGGTCAAAATTACCTTCGCCGGTAATATGATCAATGCCGTGGCTCAGCATGTACGATTTAAAATTCATGTACTCCACCTCGCCACCGTAAAAGTACGAGGTATGGTAACCTGCGTTTTTTAAGGCTGCAGATAGGGCCGGTAGTTTTTCTTGCTTGGTATTATCGGTTATGATAGTGCGTGTAGCTTGCGATGGAAACGCGCTTAAAATAGCCACAATACCTTTGTCGGTACGGTCGCCGGCAGCGTAGGTACTGTCAAACAGTACGCCTTTTTTAATAAAGTCCTCAAAATGGGGGCACACGCCTTTTTCGCCACCTAACGATTCAATCACATCGGCAGTAAAACTCTCCAGTTGAATAATGACGATGTTTGGCCTTTTGGTGTTTAAAATATGAAGCGTTGTATCCGCCTTTTCCTGGTATGAGGATCGCGATAAACTATCGGCAAATTGAGAATCAAAATACAAGTAAGGGTTATGGCTGGCTTTAAGGTTTTCAAAGATATTGTCGAACAGGTTCCATTCGGTATTCAACGCCGATTGGTTCAGGATCTGCTTGCTCGAAAAATAAGCCATACTTTGGTTAATGGGCGTAGCTTGCAAGCCGCCGCGGATCACCAAAAAATTAATGGCGAGCAGGAGAGCCGAAAAAATAATTTTGAAAGAGTTTTTCCTTTCGGGTGCTTCGTACTTATACTGGATCACCTTTTCGGCAATGATGATCCCTAAAGCCAGCATCAACAGGCCAATACTGATGCACAGGAAAATGGGAGAGGAGCCGCTGGATGCAATAGCCTCCGAGAACTGGTGGATAATACTATCAAAAACCCGGTAGTTTACTTTGGTGCCCCATTCGGTAAAAATATTGAGGTCAAGTATGGTCAAAAAGCAAACCAGTACCAGGCAGATCCAGATGTATACCCTGAGCCAAATGGTGCTTATGCGCGGGTGGGGCATAAACCATACCGCTATAGAAACCAGCAGCGGTATTATCGCTATGTAAGCAGCTGTAGAAAGATCGAGCCGGATAGCATATAAAAAGGATTGGATAATTTCTGTCCAGCTCGCTATTTTTAATTTTTCACTGAAGTAGATTTCAAATGTAATCCTGGCAATAAAAAAGAAGATTAGCCAGAATAGGTAAAATCTGACTAAACTAAAAAGGTTTTTCAACATCGGGCGCTAAATTAGCTATTTAACCCGATGTTAAAAAATCTTTACCATATTGTTACGATAAATGTTAGTGCCTGCCCCTCGACATGTTTTGCAGGTCGGTTAACGATATTTTAGTATAATCGGCAGGTACAGCAAAAGCACCTGCAGGTAATTTTGCATCGCTGATTGATTTTAATGTAACCACTTGCGCGCCTTTATCACTACCACCCTGTAAATAAGTAAACATAACCGGTGTGCCCAGGCTGGTATAATACTTATTGATCATGTTTGGTGGTACGGTGATGTCCTTAGTGATCCATAAGTCGTAAACGATACCGCTCTTCGTATCCTTAGATTGATATTTAATGCAATTGTAATCGCCAATTTTTTTAGTTTCTTCTGTTTTGGTAAAGGCGTACTGTGGCTCCATACTCATGGCTTCTTCAATCTCGGCTGGTGTGCCTACAGCCGCCATTTTACGGTTAGCAACGGGCACATCAACTAAAACCGCAAAAAAACCATTTTTCTCGCTGCTCACCATTTTAATCTGCGCCGGTCCTTGTTGAAACGACAGGCTCGAGCTATCACCTTTAAAGGCTGATAAGGCATCGACACTGTTACCTGCTACACTGATATTATAAGTGATGGTACCTTCGGTATAAACTTTTTGAGCCTTTGCGCCAAATACCGTTGCTGTTAAGGCAAGTGCTAAAGCGGCGTTTTTAATTACAGTAATATTCATTGGGTTTTATTTTTTTACAATTTATTGATTAGATACCAAAGTTAGCGATTTGTTACGTTTTAAGTTTCTATAATTTACTTTTAACAACATCGCCTCCTGTTCCAGTTGGTCGTTTAAACGGTTTGAATTTGATCCGCCAACTATCAACAGTTTAAAAATATAACTTTGTTTCAGTAATTGCAAATTGGTTTGCGGGTTCCCGGTAAGGTAAATATAGTCGGTATTTAACCTTTCGGCCATTTTTTTTGCAACAAGGGTTCTGTCAAATATCACAATACGCTGCCCGTTAAATTTAATGGGCTTAACAGGCGGCAAGTTGCCGTTATGGCCTGTAAGCAGGTTGATATCCACCTGGTTTACGGTGCCGATCTGGCAGCTATCCAGGTATGGCTGTATAGTATATTGATAGGCTTTATCCTGCTCCTTTAAATCGGTTATTAAAACAGCCGAGTTACCCGTACGGAACAATATGCCGCTGTTTTTGCGTAAACTGAAAAAAGTTAAAGCATTGGTGCGCGATGATCTGAAAGTTTTAAGGCTGATGCTTATTGATAACGCTAAACCAATTACCAAACTAAATTTTAGCCATTGTTTATTCCGCAGGGTTAAAAAACAAAAGATACCGGCAATAAGGGCGTAGCATAATATAAATTCTGCCGGGCTAAGCCATAATTTATTAATGGTGGCAAAAGGGGCATGTTCCATCAGGGCCAGGGTTTTGGTCATGATAGATATGGTTTTATCCAGCAACCAGCCTAATCCGTAAGATAGCCAGGGTATCGGGGGCAGCGCCAGGTACAGTATACCTGCATACATTACAATAGCCGACGGTATAATGATGAAAATGTTACTCGCCAAAAAGTACACCGGGAAATCATGAAAGTACAAAATGCCTATTGGCAACAGGATAATTTGGGCCGATAGGGATACCGAGCAAACCAGCCATACCTCGCGCAGGTATTTATTTTTAAAGCTTAGCCAGCGGTAAATAGGTGGCTGGATAATGATGATGCCAAAAACAGCAAGGTAAGAGAGCTGGAAGCCTGCATCGGTAATGTAAAATGGGTTGTAAAGCAATAATATAAAAGCAGATAATGCCAGCAAATTTAATTTATGAATATGCCTGTTAAAGGTAGAACCTGTAATAACCATACTAAGCATCAAGGCGGCACGGCTTACCGCTGGCGAAAAGCCCGTAATTAACGCGTAACACCAAATAAGCACAATGGCTATGATAGCTTTAATTATTTTGCTGTGTTTGTGTTGCGGCAAAAGCGACAGTATAAAAACAATCAAAAAATAAACCAGGCCCACATGCATCCCCGCTACCGAGAGCAAATGCATGGTTCCCGTTTTGGAGTAGGCTTGCTGTACATCTTTACGCAAATCGGCCCGGTAACCTAAAATAATGGTTGATGCCACAGCCACGGCATCGGTATCGGCCATGTTAGCCCTGAGCTTGTTAACCAGGTAAAGCCTAAGCTTAAGAGCATTGGCTACCATTGGGTTACCGCTGTTATGGTGCAAGGTGGTAATTTCGTGCTGAATCAAGAATAGTTGATGGTATATATTTTGATGGGCCAGGTAGGCTTTGTAGTTAAATTCGGCGGGGTTTAAGGGAGCATCAACAGGCGTAAATTTGACAGGGAACAGCACCTCGTCGCCATAGGCCAAATTGATTTTTTTACTGGTGTCTGTTTTAACAGAAACAAGCAGGTTGCCGCTTACAGGGTTTAGTTTAACCGTATCGCCACTTTGTTTTACTTTAACTATAAACCTTAAAATGCCTGCATTTAGCTTAGGCTCGCTGTTGATGATGCCTGTTAAGTATTTTGCCGGGTGTTTGGAAAAATGATCAGTTGCATTAATACCGCGGTTTATTTCAAAACTATATATGCCGGCCATTAACAATAAAGTAAATGCTATGAGGCCGCCCATCCACTTTGTTTTGTAAATATGTAAACGCTGGTAGGCAAAGTTTAACCCAATAAAAACCAACGCTACAGCCCCTAATGCAAGTTGCAGCAAGTGCAGGTGTGCTGCAAACGGATACAGCATAGCTAAACACAGGCCGGCCACAAAGGGCAGCAATAATAGTGCAAAGGGCACTTGTGCTTTGTTAAAGGCAATCATTAATGAATGCGATAAGGTGGTGATATATCGATTTGTAAATTAAACTTTTTTATGCGGCATAAATTAGCAAATTTATAATAATGAAATAATAGCAATAAGCGGTATTGTTTTTGTATACTTTTGTATACTATTTATCCGATAACTCAATGTCGAAATATTTTTTCCGGTTTGTTTTTTACCCTTGTTTAATTTTAATGTTGTGTATAACGGCTTGTAAGCAACAGCCGCAGATTGCGACTAAATTTTACAAGCACTATCAAAATAAAGTATATAACGAATTTGACACCGCTGCTTACTATACAGAATTTTCGCGGCAGTTAGCGCTGCTCAAACCCAGGCTGCGGTACTCGGCCACACTCAATAATTATTATAAGAGCCGCCATTTTGAGTTGCATTTTGTCGACCAGTTTTTATTTAACGGGCAACTGCGCACGCTCATCAAATATTTAAACGATGCGCCCGGGCATGGCCTTAACGCCGCTGTGTTTAATGCCGCCAGTATTGAGCGCGATCTGGATACCATGGAGGCTAATCATTTTACTAAAATACAGGATGTTTACCCTGTACTGGTACGCTTAGAGCTTGAAACCGCCAGTTCACTGTTAACCTACGCAACCGCCTTACAATACGGCGTGGTTAACCCGCGCAGTTTATATAGGCGTTATGATATACCCGTTAAGCGCCCGGATAGCTTAATGTTTAAAAAAGTATTGGAGGCCGATAGTTTGAATAGCTACCTGGAGCAAATTCAACCCCGGAGCGAAGCATACCTTGTGCTTAAAAAAGAGCTGGCCGCCATGAGCACCGTTACCAACGCGGATAGTCTTCAACTACGAACCATTAAACTGAATATGGAGCGTTTAAGGTGGCAGACGCCTGCCAAAGATAGCCGCTACTTATGGGTAAACATACCGGCTTTTAAATTGCAGTGGATAGAGAATAAAAAGGTTGTATTTGACATGAAGGTTTGCTTAGGTGAGCCGAAGCCCGCCGGTTATGATACCATGCTGCTGCGATATTTAAAAACGCATAGCATTGATGATAAACCCGTTAATCACGAAACTACCATCCTGTGCAGCCGCATCAACACCATACAGCTTAACCCCAACTGGAACATACCCAGCAGCATAGCACAAAACGAAATTTATTATGCCATATTAAGAAACCCGGCCTACCTGTCAAACAATAACATCAGGGTGTATTACAAGGATAAATTGGTTACCCAGCCCGATACCATTCGCTGGGGGCGGATACAGCGGCAAAAAATACCCTATAAATTCAAGCAGGACGCCAGCGAGTTAAATGCGCTTGGCAAGTTCAAGTTTATATTTGACAACGAAGCCGGTATTTACCTGCACGATACGCCCAATAAGAAAGCCTTTGGCAGTAGCTGGCGAGCGGTAAGCCACGGTTGTGTGCGTGTTGAAGATCCGTTGAAATTGAGCGAAGCATTGGTTAACGATACCAATATGGTTGATAACATCCGCATGGAGGTTGGGCTGAAGCCGGTAAACCTGAAAGACACCACCAAATACAACGCTATACAAGCCAAAAGAGCGGTAAAAGGCTTTGAGCTAAAATCGAAATATATTGGCCTTAAGCCTGATATGCAGCTTTTTATCGACTACTACACCTGCTGGCCCGACGAAAATGGCAAACTGGTTTTTTATGCTGATGCCTACCGCATGGATACTGTTTTGGAAAAGGCGATGGGGAAGTATTTGAATAAGTAGGGGATGCCGAATATAAAGAAATTATTCGTTCTGCTTTTTGCGATGATTTGCCAGTACCATGTAACATTGGGACAGGTCGCTAAGTATCATAAGGTAAGCAATGAAGCCTTAGTATATGTTCTCAATAATTTAACGCTTATAGCTAAATATAAAACGCCCGATAACTATCAAACCTCGGGGCCGGATCTTTTTATCAGTGTTTTTGATGTTTCCGACCCATCGGGGAGCGCAGGGAATGAAAGTTGTGAGGTTACCACTACGATCTATATTGCAGTTTCGGAAGATGGAGAAGCTCCTGAACAGCATGTTTATAAACTCACCTCCCTTTACAACCCTAAGTTTGTTAAATGGATGCAAAAGCCCGGAGGGCCGGCGATGTTATTATCCTACGGAAGCTCTGATGGAAAAAGGAAGGCAATTGAAGTGAAAATCGCTTTGCAAGGATTAACCATTATAAGCAAATAATGGAGTGTTTCAGCGGAATTGATACTTTTTCGATAAAAGTGAAAATGTGACAGAAGTACCCTTCATTCCTGGGAGCAAATGACTTAGGGAGGCATTTAAAATACATGGCCATGAGGTATAGCGAAGAATCTTTTCAGCGTGCCATGCAGCCGTGGAGATCTTGCCGCAGATTTATTGCTCCCATAATCAGTATCTTAATTTACAACATCGGCCCGCTCAATCGCAGCGGAAGAGCTTGTTACGTTATTCACTGTTGTTTGTTTTAGTGTGAATGATTGCTAGTGTCGCGTCAATTTGATATTGTCGTATATTTATTATACCTTTATCATCCAAAACGGATATGATAAAGTATAGAGTAACGTTAACAGAAGAAGAGCGGGGGCGGCTAAGTGCAATAATCAGCAAGGGTTCTCACAGTGCCCAACAGTATCGCAATGCTTATATTTTATTGAATTGCGATGAAAGTGGACTTGGGGAAAAGATCATCAACGAAGAAGTCAGCCGTGTTTTAAAAGTAAGCATGCGAATGATTGACCGGGTCAAACAGCGTTTTGTTGAAGACGGTTTTGAAGCGTGCCTGGACCGTAAGCCTATAATCAAGACAAAAGCAAAAAAAATAGACGGGGAAGCCGAGGCGCATTTAATAGCATTAAGTTGTGGCAAAGCACCCGAAGGCTTTTCAAAATGGTCGCTACGTTTATTGGCTGATAAAATGGTTGAGTTGAAATATGTAGAAGATATTTCCTATGAAACGATAAGAAAGACGTTAAAAAAAACGAGTTAAAACCCTGGAAAGTAAAAGGCTGGGTAATACCACCGCACCAAAGCAGTGATTTTGTTGCTAATATGGAGCATTTGCTGGATGTATATAAACGACCTTATAGCCAAGAGTTTCCGGTCGTTTGTATGGATGAGTCCCCAAAACAGCTGATTACAGAAACACGGTTGCCCATCCCAATGAAACCCGGACAAGATGCTCGGGAAGATTTTGAATATGCGCGTTGCGGGGTAGCCAATATATTCTTGGCATCAGAGCCATTGAACGGGAAAAGATATGTGGAGGTGACAGAACGGAAAACAAAAACAGACTGGGCAAAATTCATCAAACAAATAGCCGACGATTGGTACCCGAAAGTCACTAAAATAACCTTGGTAATGGATAACCTTGGCACACATAAACCAGCAGCGTTGTACGAGGCCTTTGAGCCGAAAGAAGCCAAACGACTAAGGGACAGGTTTGAATTTGTTTACACCCCAAAGCATGGCAGTTGGTTGAACATGGCAGAAATAGAGTTAAATGTTTTGATGGGACAATGTCTAAACCGAAGGATTGACAATATCAAAAAGATGCAAAAAGAAGTGTTGGCCTGGCAAACCCACCGAAACAATAAAGAAGCTACCATTAACTGGCAATTTACAAATGACGATGCAAGGATTAAACTCAAACGCCTTTACCCGACAATTTTAACTTGACGTGACACTAGCGCAATTTTGTCTTGATACAAAAAGTAACCAAATACCGACCGAAGGGAGCTCATGAACACCTTGAAAAAAACAAACAAAAGGTGAATAACATCAAGACTGCCTGATACTTCCACCCGCAGGCCAAGCCCAGCCCGGCGTGCAGTCAGGCTTTTGCGCACTTTTCTTTTTGCATCTAACAGTCTGCGAGGTTCAAAAGTTATCCCTATTTTTTTCGGTTGGCCGGATCGGTTACTTAACATGAAGTATGTTTTTTGCGCGAAAGCTGTCATCCTGATACTTCGTCAGTCTCAGTAGTCCAAGGACGTGCGGCATGGCCCTGTACGAGATTTTTTTGATGCGGCTTGCAATGGCGCGCTTTTAAGCTGTTGATTATCAATGTTTTTTATTTTGATAATAATCAGTGTTTTTAATTTAGAGCACCTAAGCCCTACTCAAACCCTGCTTGGTAGATAGTGCTTTAAAAGTCGCCCCTAATAAACCAACGCACATAATTAACCCCAGTAATGCATAGGGATTTAGAAAAAGCGGCGGCCTTTTGCGATTCCTTCCTTGGGGAAGGTGTAGGAAGGGGTTTGTTCGCCTACCTTGACGTCATCCCTGTTTCTTTCGGTTGGCCGGATCGGTTACTCAGGATGACCTCGGAAGGGAAGGTGCTTGTCTTCAATCAACAGAAGCACATGGTTGGAAGAACTTTACACTATCATCCCCAAAACATCATTAATCGGCTGATCGCTGTTAATCAATATCCCTTTAACCCCTGCGGCGGTTCCGGCTTCTACATCCCGTTCGCGGTCGCCAATAAAATACGATTGGGCCGGGTCGATATTATATTTTTCAATTCCCTGGAGCAGCAGGCCGGGTTTTGGTTTGCGGCAATCGCAGTCGCCGGTATATTGGGGGTGATGCGGGCAGTAAAATATATCAGTAAATTCAACACCGTGTTGCTGATAGGTATCTCGAAGCAGGGCGTGCATTTTAGCCAGTTCATCCTCGCTGTACCAGCCTTTGGCCAGGCCGCCCTGGTTGGTGGCCACAATCAGCAGGTAGCCCTTATCTTGCAAGGCTTTTAAAGCGTCAAAATTATTCAACACTACAAAATCCTCCACGCGGCAAACATAGTCGCCTAATTCCTTATTCAATACACCGTCACGATCTAAAAAAACAGCTTTATTTTTTGCAGGCATTTATTCCAATTTGTAGCAAAAATATAAAATTAGTTGGAAGTGGGGTTAATGGCCGCCGTATCGGGTTGGTTTAGCCTCATATAAAAGTTGGTATAAAAGTCCCCGTCCGATGCCGTAAACTGATATCCGGCAGCGTAGTAATTGTTCCATCCAGATTTTTTGTCCTCAAAGGCTTTGGCATAAGCCGGTTTAAGGTCATCCTTCAATATCGCCCCGGCATTTTTAAAATTGATAAAGAAAGCTACATTGCTGCGTTCGGCCTGCAAATTATCAAAGCGCGTAAAGTCATCCGATTTACTTAAAAAGTTCCCCTTGGTGTAATTTTTATAATACTCCGTTAAGCCCGATTGCGAGTTGCAAATAATGAGGTAATTATCGGCAATCATAAAATAGGGCCGCCTAAAAATGCTAAAGGCATCGCCCAGTAAATAAAACGGCAGCTTATCGTAATTAAACAGGCCCATATCATCGTTAACCATGGTACTGATGTTTACCATAAAAGGGCGAAGGTTTAAGCCGTTTTTAAGCTGTACAAGCGCTATTTTTTCCTGGTAGCGGGTAGTGATGATGGCAAACTCGTTACCCAGCAGGTTAATAAATTCTTTATTGAGGTCGATACTGGTTTCTTTTTTGATGCGGTTTAAAACCGCTTTTTTTTCGGCTGTAAACCCAGCCTTGAGCTGCCATTGAAAAAGATTGTCCTCAAATTTAGCCGGATCGGATATGGCAAAGTTGATACTGTAGGCCGTACTTGCCGGGAAAATACTTTTAAGCTTATTAACTGTGGGCTGCTGGTAGCGGTAAATATCTAAATAACTTTTAGGTCCCTGCTCCTGGATGTGGCTTATGCCGTTAAACATCAGCGCATCGGTTTTATAATTGAGGCTTAAAGCGCCAATGGCCGATAGCATCCTGAAGCTACGGAATATATCGGTATTTTTTGTGCTGAAAAGCTGATCGAACAGCGGCGATAGTTGTGTATAGTTAACGTACAGGTTAGCAATAGAGTTGGAGTTTTGCTGATCGGAAAGCTGTACAAAATACTTTTCGTGTTTTTCTTTTTTGTATTTGGCCGCGTTTTCAACCAGTTGCTGCGAAAAGCTGGCCGAAAACGTTTTATCATCAGCCAGCATTAAATAAAAACGCCTTTTGGTTGCGTTAAGGTAAATGTTATAGCCTTTTTTACCGCCGAGCTGCATTTCATGTATCAGCACCTTTCCGTTTTTTTGCCTGGCTATCTGGTCCAGCTCGTCGCCTATGTCCGCCGTGCTCGATGTGGTAATCAAAAAATCAATAGCATCGGTTGGCTTTTGCGGGTGCAGCGATATAAACAAGCTTTGCCCGTTAAACAATGGTTTTAAAAGCGGGTTATCCAGTACGCTAACTTTTAAATCGTTTAATTCTGCCGATTTTTCGTCGCCTATCAGGGTGCTTAGCAGCGGGCTGTTCTTAAATATATCGTAAAAACCCTG
Proteins encoded in this window:
- a CDS encoding LTA synthase family protein; translated protein: MLKNLFSLVRFYLFWLIFFFIARITFEIYFSEKLKIASWTEIIQSFLYAIRLDLSTAAYIAIIPLLVSIAVWFMPHPRISTIWLRVYIWICLVLVCFLTILDLNIFTEWGTKVNYRVFDSIIHQFSEAIASSGSSPIFLCISIGLLMLALGIIIAEKVIQYKYEAPERKNSFKIIFSALLLAINFLVIRGGLQATPINQSMAYFSSKQILNQSALNTEWNLFDNIFENLKASHNPYLYFDSQFADSLSRSSYQEKADTTLHILNTKRPNIVIIQLESFTADVIESLGGEKGVCPHFEDFIKKGVLFDSTYAAGDRTDKGIVAILSAFPSQATRTIITDNTKQEKLPALSAALKNAGYHTSYFYGGEVEYMNFKSYMLSHGIDHITGEGNFDRSQVDSKWGVNDGTLLDAHIRYLNTETKPFFSLVETLTNHEPFDMPGKRHFPGDSVTNQFRSTAFYTDSCLNAYFEHAKLQPWYKNTLFVLVADHGHRLPRNTSESYMPAKYHIPLLFVGGAIKDQYHGLKIHKLGGQTDIAATVLGQLNLPYNQFKWSKDLLNPGSKSFAFFDWDNGFGFMTPEQAVSFDNIGKEIIYTKNPKADKALNDKTVTYGKAYLQQVFTEYVGKH
- a CDS encoding ComEC/Rec2 family competence protein, which codes for MIAFNKAQVPFALLLLPFVAGLCLAMLYPFAAHLHLLQLALGAVALVFIGLNFAYQRLHIYKTKWMGGLIAFTLLLMAGIYSFEINRGINATDHFSKHPAKYLTGIINSEPKLNAGILRFIVKVKQSGDTVKLNPVSGNLLVSVKTDTSKKINLAYGDEVLFPVKFTPVDAPLNPAEFNYKAYLAHQNIYHQLFLIQHEITTLHHNSGNPMVANALKLRLYLVNKLRANMADTDAVAVASTIILGYRADLRKDVQQAYSKTGTMHLLSVAGMHVGLVYFLIVFILSLLPQHKHSKIIKAIIAIVLIWCYALITGFSPAVSRAALMLSMVITGSTFNRHIHKLNLLALSAFILLLYNPFYITDAGFQLSYLAVFGIIIIQPPIYRWLSFKNKYLREVWLVCSVSLSAQIILLPIGILYFHDFPVYFLASNIFIIIPSAIVMYAGILYLALPPIPWLSYGLGWLLDKTISIMTKTLALMEHAPFATINKLWLSPAEFILCYALIAGIFCFLTLRNKQWLKFSLVIGLALSISISLKTFRSSRTNALTFFSLRKNSGILFRTGNSAVLITDLKEQDKAYQYTIQPYLDSCQIGTVNQVDINLLTGHNGNLPPVKPIKFNGQRIVIFDRTLVAKKMAERLNTDYIYLTGNPQTNLQLLKQSYIFKLLIVGGSNSNRLNDQLEQEAMLLKVNYRNLKRNKSLTLVSNQ
- a CDS encoding L,D-transpeptidase scaffold domain-containing protein, with the protein product MLCITACKQQPQIATKFYKHYQNKVYNEFDTAAYYTEFSRQLALLKPRLRYSATLNNYYKSRHFELHFVDQFLFNGQLRTLIKYLNDAPGHGLNAAVFNAASIERDLDTMEANHFTKIQDVYPVLVRLELETASSLLTYATALQYGVVNPRSLYRRYDIPVKRPDSLMFKKVLEADSLNSYLEQIQPRSEAYLVLKKELAAMSTVTNADSLQLRTIKLNMERLRWQTPAKDSRYLWVNIPAFKLQWIENKKVVFDMKVCLGEPKPAGYDTMLLRYLKTHSIDDKPVNHETTILCSRINTIQLNPNWNIPSSIAQNEIYYAILRNPAYLSNNNIRVYYKDKLVTQPDTIRWGRIQRQKIPYKFKQDASELNALGKFKFIFDNEAGIYLHDTPNKKAFGSSWRAVSHGCVRVEDPLKLSEALVNDTNMVDNIRMEVGLKPVNLKDTTKYNAIQAKRAVKGFELKSKYIGLKPDMQLFIDYYTCWPDENGKLVFYADAYRMDTVLEKAMGKYLNK
- a CDS encoding IS630 family transposase (programmed frameshift), with the translated sequence MIKYRVTLTEEERGRLSAIISKGSHSAQQYRNAYILLNCDESGLGEKIINEEVSRVLKVSMRMIDRVKQRFVEDGFEACLDRKPIIKTKAKKIDGEAEAHLIALSCGKAPEGFSKWSLRLLADKMVELKYVEDISYETIRKTFKKNELKPWKVKGWVIPPHQSSDFVANMEHLLDVYKRPYSQEFPVVCMDESPKQLITETRLPIPMKPGQDAREDFEYARCGVANIFLASEPLNGKRYVEVTERKTKTDWAKFIKQIADDWYPKVTKITLVMDNLGTHKPAALYEAFEPKEAKRLRDRFEFVYTPKHGSWLNMAEIELNVLMGQCLNRRIDNIKKMQKEVLAWQTHRNNKEATINWQFTNDDARIKLKRLYPTILT
- a CDS encoding D-glycero-alpha-D-manno-heptose-1,7-bisphosphate 7-phosphatase, with the protein product MPAKNKAVFLDRDGVLNKELGDYVCRVEDFVVLNNFDALKALQDKGYLLIVATNQGGLAKGWYSEDELAKMHALLRDTYQQHGVEFTDIFYCPHHPQYTGDCDCRKPKPGLLLQGIEKYNIDPAQSYFIGDRERDVEAGTAAGVKGILINSDQPINDVLGMIV